The following are from one region of the Gammaproteobacteria bacterium genome:
- a CDS encoding DegQ family serine endoprotease: MLLLMLPVASVQARELPDFTRIVETTSPAVVNISTTQKAQPGRPKGPHGKMPHGVPPEGVPFDDFFRRFFDDKKDGGGPDGEDAPDDFNGKSLGSGFIISPDGYVLTNNHVIKDADEIIVRLSDKRELVAKLIGTDKRSDVAVLKVEADNLPVVKIGKSRELKAGEWVLAIGSPFDFDHTVTAGIVSAVGRSLPSENYVPFIQTDVAINPGNSGGPLFNLDGEVVGVNSQIYSRTGGYMGLSFSIPIDLAMNVVDQLKASGRVTRGWLGVLVQDVTRELAESFGMKTPNGALAARILPDSPAQKAGLQVGDVIVEFDGKEVDSSSALPPLVGSSRIGQKVPVKVIRDRKPLVLHVAIGELPAEEEEAKAFGEPASEGGVLDKRLAIAVADLTPEQRKEMEGEAKGGVVVQRIKDGPAQKAGVRSGDIILMLNGVKVENPAHFKKLSAELPVGKAVPLLVQRRGDPIWLALKIPEAKK, encoded by the coding sequence ATGCTGCTGTTAATGCTTCCCGTGGCCTCCGTTCAGGCCAGGGAGCTACCGGATTTCACCAGGATTGTGGAGACGACAAGCCCCGCAGTGGTGAATATCAGCACCACGCAAAAGGCTCAGCCTGGCCGCCCGAAGGGGCCGCACGGCAAGATGCCCCATGGCGTCCCACCGGAAGGCGTACCCTTCGACGATTTTTTCCGACGTTTTTTTGATGACAAAAAAGATGGCGGCGGCCCCGACGGCGAGGATGCGCCGGATGACTTTAACGGGAAATCGCTGGGTTCCGGCTTTATTATCTCCCCCGACGGCTATGTGCTGACCAATAACCATGTCATCAAGGATGCCGATGAAATTATCGTGCGCCTCAGCGACAAGCGCGAGCTGGTCGCGAAGCTGATTGGAACAGACAAGCGTAGCGACGTCGCCGTGCTGAAGGTTGAGGCGGATAACCTGCCTGTGGTGAAAATCGGCAAATCCAGGGAGCTAAAGGCCGGTGAATGGGTGCTAGCCATCGGTTCGCCCTTTGATTTCGATCATACCGTGACGGCCGGCATTGTCAGCGCCGTGGGCCGCAGCCTGCCCAGCGAGAACTATGTGCCCTTCATACAAACCGATGTGGCGATCAATCCCGGCAATTCGGGCGGGCCGTTGTTTAATCTCGATGGCGAAGTGGTGGGAGTCAATTCCCAGATCTACAGTCGCACCGGTGGCTATATGGGCCTGTCGTTCTCCATTCCGATTGACTTGGCAATGAACGTGGTCGATCAACTGAAGGCCAGTGGACGCGTCACGCGTGGCTGGCTGGGTGTGTTGGTACAGGATGTCACCCGTGAATTGGCAGAATCTTTCGGCATGAAAACCCCTAACGGGGCACTGGCGGCACGGATTCTGCCTGACAGCCCGGCGCAGAAGGCCGGTTTGCAGGTGGGAGATGTCATCGTCGAGTTTGACGGCAAGGAAGTGGACAGCTCCTCCGCGCTTCCACCCTTGGTGGGCAGTAGCAGAATCGGTCAAAAAGTGCCGGTAAAGGTCATCCGCGACCGCAAACCGCTGGTATTGCATGTTGCCATCGGCGAACTTCCGGCGGAGGAAGAAGAGGCCAAAGCCTTCGGCGAGCCCGCATCTGAAGGGGGTGTGCTTGACAAGCGGCTGGCGATTGCGGTGGCCGACCTTACCCCAGAGCAGCGTAAGGAAATGGAAGGTGAGGCCAAGGGCGGCGTGGTGGTGCAGCGTATCAAGGACGGTCCGGCGCAGAAGGCGGGCGTGCGTAGCGGTGACATTATTCTCATGCTGAATGGTGTCAAGGTGGAAAACCCGGCGCATTTCAAGAAACTGTCCGCTGAACTGCCGGTGGGTAAGGCCGTCCCGTTGCTAGTGCAGCGCCGTGGCGATCCGATATGGCTGGCGCTGAAGATTCCCGAGGCTAAAAAATAA
- a CDS encoding SoxR reducing system RseC family protein: MIEENARVVAVEGDVAWVETRRNSVCGSCAANKGCGTTALAKVVGVKYARLRVLNATAAKAGDDVVIGIEENALVRGSLAMYAVPIVLLLVFAGLGDALNNQMQITTSETISVVSGLLGLAGGFFWVSRYAGKISYDGRYQPVMLRKVAVSGARVEFLHGMQSEV; this comes from the coding sequence ATGATCGAGGAAAACGCACGCGTAGTGGCGGTTGAGGGCGATGTCGCATGGGTGGAGACGCGCCGCAACAGCGTGTGCGGCAGTTGCGCCGCTAATAAAGGATGCGGCACCACCGCACTGGCGAAGGTGGTTGGGGTGAAATATGCCCGGCTCAGAGTGTTGAACGCCACCGCCGCGAAAGCCGGTGATGATGTGGTGATCGGCATTGAGGAAAATGCACTGGTGCGCGGCTCTTTGGCGATGTACGCGGTTCCGATAGTCCTTCTGCTGGTATTCGCTGGACTGGGTGATGCCTTGAATAATCAAATGCAAATCACCACATCCGAGACAATAAGTGTTGTGTCAGGCCTGCTTGGTCTGGCGGGCGGTTTTTTTTGGGTAAGCCGGTATGCGGGAAAGATCAGTTATGATGGCCGTTATCAACCCGTGATGCTGCGCAAAGTGGCAGTTTCTGGGGCACGTGTCGAGTTTTTACACGGTATGCAGAGTGAAGTTTAA
- a CDS encoding MucB/RseB C-terminal domain-containing protein produces MVTTSLARAGDTAAEVRQWLDKMSHSSQKINFEGTFVYRRGDQVTAMKIVHVADENGEREKLSSLNGPVREIIRDKGVARITTDKKSVVIEKRGASRSLASKTPEQIDQIEKYYSFSSGGESRAASRPVRIVNIVPKDDYRYGYRVSLDQQTGTMLQSDLLNEEGAPIEQVMFITFDLLDKVPPAMREPAKHGEPAGIPSDGSQVSQPLTGGEGWRVGRMPGGFVLAEHYRHQVPHSQVFMNHMVLTDGLASVSIFIEKNNSHHASPFVGVSRMGVANAYGTRINDYQVTVVGEVPVATVEMIGKSIKYQSPGAAK; encoded by the coding sequence GAGATACGGCGGCGGAAGTGCGCCAATGGCTGGATAAAATGTCCCATTCCAGCCAAAAGATTAATTTCGAGGGGACGTTTGTTTACCGGCGTGGCGATCAAGTGACGGCAATGAAGATTGTTCACGTTGCCGATGAGAATGGCGAGCGCGAAAAACTGAGTTCGCTGAACGGCCCGGTGCGGGAAATTATCCGCGATAAGGGTGTCGCCCGCATCACAACGGATAAAAAGTCGGTTGTGATCGAGAAGCGGGGTGCGTCACGGTCGTTGGCGTCGAAGACGCCCGAGCAAATCGATCAAATCGAGAAATATTATAGTTTTTCCTCGGGCGGCGAGAGCAGGGCGGCGAGCCGTCCGGTGCGTATTGTCAATATTGTTCCCAAGGATGATTACCGCTATGGCTATCGTGTTTCGCTGGATCAGCAGACGGGAACCATGCTGCAGTCCGATTTGCTAAATGAAGAAGGTGCTCCGATAGAGCAGGTTATGTTTATTACCTTCGATCTGCTTGATAAGGTACCTCCCGCCATGCGGGAGCCCGCCAAACATGGTGAGCCGGCTGGCATTCCCTCGGATGGGTCGCAGGTATCGCAGCCGTTGACCGGCGGCGAAGGCTGGAGGGTGGGCAGGATGCCGGGAGGCTTTGTTCTTGCCGAGCATTACCGGCATCAGGTGCCGCATAGCCAGGTATTCATGAATCATATGGTGCTCACGGACGGTTTGGCGTCGGTTTCCATATTCATAGAAAAGAACAATTCTCATCATGCCTCACCCTTTGTGGGTGTTTCGCGCATGGGGGTGGCGAATGCCTATGGCACCCGCATCAATGATTATCAGGTGACAGTGGTGGGCGAGGTGCCGGTGGCGACGGTGGAAATGATAGGTAAATCGATCAAATATCAAAGCCCAGGGGCCGCGAAATGA